The following proteins are co-located in the Rippkaea orientalis PCC 8801 genome:
- the ftsZ gene encoding cell division protein FtsZ, producing MIFNDKLALNHSGLNNNESSESLSALDNYHIHNSSLSLSHSNESSETPREDIRRNQIVPNNVAKIKVIGVGGGGCNAVNRMIESSLTGIEFWAINTDAQALSQSAASQRLQIGQKLTRGLGAGGNPSIGTQAAEESRDEIAQALENTDLVFITAGMGGGTGTGAAPIVAEVAKEMGCLTVGVVTRPFTFEGRRRTSQASQGVEKLQNNVDTLIVIPNNQLLQVIPPDTPLQQAFLAADNILRQGVQGISDIITIPGLVNVDFADVRAVMADAGSALMGLGIGSGKSRASDAAVAAISSPLLEHSIKGARGVVFNITGGDDLTLHEVNTAAETIFEVVDPDANIIFGAVIDPTLQGEVIITVIATGFTGESEGSGTTKVAPIATPTPRKAPERTVIPEPEPEPPKSTGLDIPDFLQKRRFPPRG from the coding sequence ATGATCTTTAATGACAAACTGGCTCTTAATCATTCGGGCCTTAATAATAATGAATCCTCTGAGTCGTTGAGTGCTCTAGACAACTATCATATTCATAATAGTAGTCTATCCTTGTCTCACAGTAACGAGTCCTCAGAAACCCCTAGAGAAGATATCAGGAGAAACCAGATCGTGCCAAATAACGTTGCCAAAATCAAAGTCATTGGCGTTGGTGGCGGCGGATGTAATGCAGTCAACCGGATGATAGAGAGTTCCTTAACTGGGATTGAATTTTGGGCGATTAATACCGATGCTCAAGCGTTATCTCAGTCAGCGGCCTCCCAACGTTTACAAATCGGTCAGAAATTGACCAGAGGACTCGGTGCAGGGGGAAATCCTTCTATTGGAACACAGGCCGCTGAAGAATCCCGCGATGAGATCGCCCAAGCCTTAGAAAACACCGATTTAGTGTTTATTACTGCAGGAATGGGTGGAGGAACCGGAACGGGTGCTGCTCCTATTGTAGCGGAGGTGGCTAAGGAAATGGGCTGTTTAACGGTGGGAGTCGTTACCCGTCCTTTTACCTTTGAGGGACGACGACGTACCTCTCAGGCTTCCCAAGGCGTTGAAAAGCTACAAAATAATGTTGATACATTAATTGTTATTCCTAATAATCAATTATTACAAGTTATTCCTCCAGATACTCCATTACAACAAGCCTTTCTCGCTGCTGATAATATACTCCGCCAAGGGGTACAGGGCATTTCTGATATTATTACCATTCCAGGGTTAGTTAACGTCGATTTTGCCGATGTTCGGGCAGTTATGGCTGATGCGGGATCAGCCTTAATGGGACTGGGAATTGGTTCGGGTAAGTCCCGTGCCAGTGATGCGGCAGTCGCTGCCATTTCTTCTCCTCTGTTGGAACATTCCATCAAAGGAGCTAGAGGAGTTGTCTTTAATATCACAGGAGGAGACGATTTAACCCTCCATGAAGTGAATACGGCGGCGGAAACCATTTTTGAAGTGGTTGATCCCGATGCTAATATTATTTTTGGGGCGGTTATCGATCCCACCCTACAAGGAGAAGTGATTATTACCGTGATAGCCACTGGGTTTACGGGAGAGTCTGAAGGCTCAGGAACCACTAAAGTAGCCCCTATTGCTACCCCTACCCCTCGCAAAGCCCCTGAACGGACAGTTATCCCAGAACCTGAACCCGAACCGCCAAAATCGACGGGACTCGATATTCCTGATTTTCTGCAAAAACGTCGTTTTCCACCCCGTGGGTAA
- a CDS encoding CO2 hydration protein, whose translation MVQTPIKPTGIIPPSNHQFAEVIYRLEAGGSMLPDTPENLMQIIGIYKAYAVPMDFYWRDLLYIAERVFLDPLPFFKYFLPKEYLDLHNHYAGDDADLRIWRGEATAHPELLEFMEKGKTGKLPKLFHHLWHDRINMEFAEACMRAMLWHGRDMGWGKFDAYLDSEEYKANADKAIKAYFKHNPAMLGLYKLFPDMFLEQVRQLSYYSNLGLFWEVMAPVFFEMSDIYDEGGFKGVPDAMNFLVNGIFAIAGRPIYHHAYIRGECYEIIPKSKGFTWLYEAALPYVEAVFYRTAPFRGTKSYNAQAKQVPDEQKDFHYGILYADVFPVGTAGIPPTLLMDDMYHFLPDYLIEYYQKHCRGEQDILIQLGITFQRSMYNVTSAVIQALRQALLYPLDDPNPQHLLKNRQFFEQQMDRFVRPEARLRDIQNQEYR comes from the coding sequence ATGGTACAAACACCCATTAAACCCACTGGCATTATTCCCCCATCTAATCATCAATTTGCTGAGGTTATTTATCGTCTCGAAGCGGGTGGTTCTATGCTTCCCGATACCCCAGAAAACTTGATGCAAATTATCGGCATTTATAAAGCCTATGCCGTTCCCATGGACTTCTATTGGCGAGACTTATTGTATATCGCTGAACGAGTCTTTTTAGACCCCCTTCCCTTCTTTAAATACTTCTTACCTAAAGAGTATTTAGACTTACATAATCATTATGCAGGAGACGATGCTGATCTCAGAATTTGGCGCGGAGAAGCGACGGCTCATCCTGAATTATTAGAATTTATGGAGAAGGGAAAAACGGGAAAACTGCCCAAACTTTTCCATCATTTGTGGCACGATCGCATTAACATGGAATTTGCTGAAGCCTGTATGCGAGCTATGTTGTGGCATGGTCGAGACATGGGTTGGGGTAAGTTTGATGCTTATCTCGATAGTGAGGAATACAAAGCCAATGCAGACAAAGCAATTAAAGCCTATTTTAAACACAATCCTGCCATGTTAGGGTTGTATAAACTCTTCCCTGATATGTTTCTAGAACAAGTCAGACAACTCTCTTATTATTCCAATTTAGGATTATTTTGGGAAGTCATGGCTCCCGTTTTTTTCGAGATGTCTGATATTTACGATGAAGGGGGATTTAAAGGCGTTCCTGATGCCATGAATTTCCTTGTAAACGGCATTTTTGCTATTGCGGGTCGTCCGATTTATCATCATGCTTATATACGGGGAGAATGCTACGAAATTATTCCTAAATCCAAGGGGTTTACTTGGCTTTATGAAGCAGCGTTACCCTACGTTGAAGCGGTATTTTATCGCACTGCCCCCTTCCGTGGTACAAAGTCCTATAATGCCCAAGCAAAACAGGTTCCCGATGAACAAAAAGACTTTCATTATGGCATTTTATACGCGGATGTTTTCCCGGTAGGAACGGCCGGCATTCCCCCGACATTATTGATGGATGATATGTATCATTTTCTCCCTGATTACCTGATAGAATACTATCAAAAACATTGTCGAGGAGAACAGGATATTTTGATTCAGTTGGGGATTACGTTTCAGCGATCGATGTATAACGTAACTTCCGCCGTTATTCAAGCCTTACGCCAAGCGTTGTTATATCCATTAGATGATCCAAACCCCCAACATTTACTGAAAAATCGTCAATTTTTTGAACAACAAATGGATCGTTTTGTTCGTCCAGAAGCCCGTTTAAGAGACATTCAAAACCAAGAATATCGTTAG
- a CDS encoding NADH-quinone oxidoreductase subunit M — translation MLSFLLWLPILGAIIIGFFPAKLSSVQWKRLTTVLAVVVFAATIWLVTQFDLSHSGLQFREYFPWAKPIGLSYSLAIDGLSLPLLALNSLLTIIAIYSIGENVERPRLYYALTLLINAGITGALVAQNLLLFVIFYELELIPFYLMIAIWGGEKRGYASVKFLLYTALSGLLVLAGFLGIGFLSGATNFDYDTISTQGLSLNTQLILLTALLIGFGIKIPLVPLHTWLPDAYTEASPAVAILLGGILAKLGTYGLIRFGLQLFPQAWHLISPGLAIIGTISVLYGALSAIAQKDIKRMVAYSSIGHMGYILVAAAAGTQLSILGAVAQMISHGLILALLFHLVGIVERKVGTRDLDVLNGLMNPIRGLPLTSALLVMAGMASAGIPGLVGFVAEFIVFQGSFTTFPIPILFCIIASGLTAVYFVILLNRTCFGKLDNKLAYYPPVLKSESIPAFALTILILFLGIQPNWLLRWMEPTTDVLASQINQTEQVVVSKKSNIKKNNFNAQRQSKSHQNEPRKLWLF, via the coding sequence ATGTTAAGTTTTTTACTTTGGCTTCCAATCCTTGGAGCAATTATTATCGGGTTTTTTCCAGCAAAATTGAGTTCTGTTCAGTGGAAACGATTAACAACTGTCTTAGCTGTTGTTGTTTTTGCTGCGACTATCTGGTTAGTAACTCAGTTTGATTTAAGCCATTCTGGTTTGCAATTTAGAGAATATTTCCCTTGGGCTAAACCTATTGGATTGAGCTATAGTTTAGCCATTGATGGTTTATCCTTACCCCTGTTAGCCCTCAATAGTTTACTGACGATTATTGCGATTTACAGCATCGGAGAAAACGTTGAGCGTCCTCGGCTTTATTACGCCCTAACTCTGCTAATTAACGCAGGAATAACTGGCGCATTAGTCGCACAAAATTTATTACTGTTCGTGATTTTTTACGAACTAGAACTCATCCCTTTTTATTTAATGATTGCTATCTGGGGAGGGGAAAAAAGAGGCTATGCTTCTGTTAAATTTCTGCTCTATACTGCTCTGTCAGGACTATTAGTTTTAGCAGGCTTTTTAGGAATTGGTTTTCTTAGTGGTGCAACGAATTTTGATTACGATACTATCAGCACTCAAGGGTTATCTTTAAACACCCAACTGATTCTCTTAACCGCTTTATTAATAGGTTTTGGCATTAAAATTCCCTTAGTCCCTCTCCATACTTGGTTGCCCGATGCTTACACAGAAGCTTCTCCGGCTGTTGCCATTCTTCTAGGCGGAATTTTGGCAAAATTAGGCACTTACGGCTTAATTCGCTTTGGATTACAACTCTTTCCCCAAGCTTGGCATCTCATCTCCCCTGGACTGGCCATTATTGGAACCATTAGCGTACTTTATGGTGCATTAAGTGCGATCGCCCAAAAAGATATTAAGCGCATGGTTGCCTACAGTTCTATCGGCCACATGGGGTACATTTTGGTCGCGGCGGCTGCGGGAACGCAGTTAAGTATCCTCGGAGCAGTTGCCCAAATGATTAGCCACGGGTTGATTCTTGCCCTTCTGTTCCACCTCGTCGGTATTGTCGAACGCAAAGTGGGAACCCGTGATTTAGACGTTCTCAACGGGTTAATGAACCCCATTCGCGGTTTACCCCTCACCAGTGCCCTCTTAGTGATGGCAGGGATGGCTAGTGCAGGTATCCCTGGATTAGTGGGATTTGTGGCAGAATTTATCGTTTTCCAAGGCAGTTTTACGACTTTTCCCATTCCTATCCTCTTTTGCATCATTGCGTCTGGATTAACGGCGGTTTACTTTGTTATTTTGCTCAACCGTACTTGTTTTGGCAAACTAGATAATAAACTAGCCTATTATCCTCCTGTTTTAAAGTCAGAAAGTATTCCCGCTTTCGCCTTAACGATTCTAATTTTATTCCTAGGGATTCAACCCAATTGGTTATTACGGTGGATGGAACCAACTACCGATGTTTTAGCCTCACAAATTAACCAAACTGAACAAGTTGTCGTTTCCAAGAAAAGCAATATCAAGAAGAATAATTTTAACGCCCAACGTCAATCAAAATCTCATCAAAATGAACCTCGAAAACTTTGGTTATTTTAA
- a CDS encoding type I restriction endonuclease, with translation MDLIDRLKGIAQKVENQFSSIQTEEATKTAFIMPFIQGLGYDVFNPMEVHPEYAADLPELKGEKVDYAIFSNDKPIILIECKHCQDTLDHPKHRAQLHRYFHVTETKIGVLTNGIVYRFYTDTDKDNVMDDRPFFEFNILNFDESSVNELKRFAQSNFNPDALKDVAKNLLYTKEIKRVIADELTNPSPELVKHFIGDVYPGIKTTAVVEKFTEIIKRSVKEYINERIKERLESAISDDDNPSPINHVSLSVDNGEGSDSAISDNDNNGIVTTPEELEGFYLVKSILREVIDTSRLQHKDTKFYFGINLDGKVTKTICRLRFSDKKKNIAVLDKEGQEVKHNISNLDEIYGVAEFLKARVKYLTQNSYVSQPEPSEII, from the coding sequence ATGGATTTAATTGATCGACTCAAAGGAATTGCTCAAAAAGTTGAAAATCAATTTTCTTCAATTCAGACAGAAGAAGCGACTAAAACAGCTTTTATCATGCCTTTTATTCAGGGATTAGGTTATGATGTGTTTAATCCGATGGAAGTTCATCCAGAATATGCGGCGGATTTACCAGAATTAAAGGGTGAAAAAGTTGATTATGCTATTTTTTCAAACGATAAACCGATTATCTTAATTGAATGCAAACATTGTCAAGACACCCTAGATCACCCTAAACATCGTGCTCAATTACATCGGTATTTTCATGTAACAGAAACAAAAATTGGAGTTTTAACCAATGGTATTGTTTATCGGTTTTATACAGATACTGATAAAGATAATGTAATGGATGATAGACCGTTTTTTGAGTTTAATATTTTAAATTTTGATGAGTCTTCAGTTAACGAACTCAAACGATTTGCTCAGTCTAATTTTAACCCTGATGCTCTTAAAGATGTTGCTAAAAATCTCTTATACACTAAAGAGATTAAACGAGTTATTGCTGATGAACTCACCAATCCTTCTCCTGAATTAGTTAAACACTTTATTGGTGACGTTTACCCTGGAATCAAGACTACGGCAGTAGTTGAGAAGTTTACAGAAATAATTAAGCGTTCTGTTAAAGAGTATATTAATGAACGAATCAAGGAAAGGTTAGAATCTGCGATTAGTGATGATGATAATCCTAGTCCTATTAATCACGTTTCTTTGTCTGTTGATAATGGGGAAGGTTCAGACTCAGCTATCTCTGATAATGATAATAATGGAATTGTTACTACACCAGAAGAACTAGAAGGATTTTATTTAGTAAAATCTATCTTGCGTGAAGTGATTGATACTTCTCGTTTACAGCATAAAGATACCAAGTTTTATTTTGGGATTAATTTAGATGGAAAAGTCACTAAAACGATTTGTCGTCTAAGATTCTCTGATAAAAAGAAAAATATTGCAGTTCTTGATAAAGAAGGACAAGAAGTAAAACATAATATCTCAAATTTAGATGAAATCTATGGGGTTGCTGAATTTCTCAAAGCAAGAGTGAAATATTTGACTCAAAACAGTTACGTTAGTCAACCTGAACCATCAGAGATTATTTGA
- a CDS encoding carbonic anhydrase, translating into MDISRRRLIEFGAGVVGTASLATVLGLNLNEPEPVSAQNGITPDQALEKLMAGNKRFIQGKPLSPNRSSARLREVAQGQNPFAAILSCADSRVPSEIVFDQGFGDLFIVRNAGQVATPEEIGSLEFGTLVLGAKVLLVMGHESCGAVIATMAGNPVPGKIGSVLEQIEPGITEFKGKQDDPIAVKQATEANVLAQIANLKKSPVISELIESGKLKIVGGFYNLKEGSITLLT; encoded by the coding sequence ATGGACATTTCTCGACGTAGATTAATTGAATTTGGTGCAGGGGTTGTAGGAACAGCAAGCTTAGCCACTGTACTAGGATTGAATCTGAATGAACCCGAACCCGTCAGTGCACAAAATGGCATCACTCCTGACCAAGCGTTAGAAAAATTAATGGCAGGAAATAAGCGATTTATTCAAGGAAAACCCCTTAGTCCTAACCGCAGTTCAGCGCGTTTAAGAGAAGTAGCTCAAGGACAAAACCCCTTTGCTGCTATTCTCTCTTGTGCTGACTCAAGAGTTCCTTCAGAAATCGTTTTTGATCAAGGTTTCGGGGATTTATTTATTGTTCGTAACGCCGGACAAGTGGCGACTCCAGAAGAAATTGGTAGTCTTGAATTTGGAACTTTAGTATTAGGAGCAAAAGTGCTTTTAGTCATGGGACATGAAAGTTGTGGGGCTGTCATAGCAACCATGGCAGGAAATCCCGTTCCTGGTAAAATTGGTTCTGTCCTAGAACAAATTGAGCCTGGTATTACTGAGTTTAAAGGAAAACAAGACGACCCAATAGCGGTTAAACAAGCCACTGAAGCTAATGTGTTAGCTCAAATTGCTAACCTCAAGAAATCACCTGTTATTTCTGAATTGATTGAATCAGGAAAACTAAAAATTGTTGGTGGGTTTTATAACCTTAAAGAAGGAAGCATTACCTTGCTGACTTAG